One Mycolicibacterium goodii genomic region harbors:
- a CDS encoding NUDIX hydrolase encodes MRGDGDGWVMSENGARFWGRHGAAGLLLRAPMPDGSAAVLLQFRAPWSHQGGTWALPGGARDSHETPEQAAVREAHEEAGLPAEQLTVRTTVVTAEVAGIEGTQWTYTTVIADATEPLQTVPNRESAELRWVVEDHVADLPLHPGFAASWQRLREVAASIPLLNRQR; translated from the coding sequence GTGCGTGGCGACGGTGATGGCTGGGTGATGTCGGAGAACGGCGCCCGGTTCTGGGGTCGCCACGGCGCGGCCGGTTTGCTGCTCCGGGCTCCCATGCCCGACGGGTCGGCGGCGGTGTTGCTGCAGTTCCGCGCGCCATGGAGTCATCAGGGCGGCACCTGGGCGTTGCCCGGCGGAGCTCGCGACAGCCACGAGACCCCTGAGCAGGCCGCGGTGCGTGAGGCCCACGAGGAGGCGGGCCTGCCCGCCGAGCAACTGACGGTCCGAACGACGGTCGTCACCGCCGAGGTCGCGGGCATCGAGGGCACGCAGTGGACGTACACGACGGTGATCGCCGACGCGACCGAACCGCTGCAGACGGTGCCAAACCGCGAGAGCGCCGAGTTGCGCTGGGTGGTCGAGGATCACGTGGCCGATCTGCCGCTGCACCCCGGTTTCGCCGCAAGCTGGCAGCGCCTGCGTGAGGTCGCCGCGTCGATCCCGTTGCTCAACCGGCAGCGCTGA
- the thiO gene encoding glycine oxidase ThiO, with the protein MARAVAVIGGGVIGLSVARRAALDGWTVRLHCTTERGASWVAGGMLAPHSEGWPGEERLLRLGLESLRLWHAGFLDGLPESVVTARESLVVAVDRADVADLRTVAEWLAAQGHPVELTTAARDVEPLLAQGIRHGFRATTELAVDNRAVVDALAAHCERLAVRWAGHVDDLADVDADTVVIANGIDAPRLWPDLPVRPVKGEVLRLRWRKGCMPMPQRVIRARVHGRQVYLVPRADGVVVGATQYEHGRDTAPVVSGVRDLLDDACAVMPALGEYELAETAAGLRPMTPDGVPIVERVDERTLVAVGHGRNGFLLAPWTAERIAAELEVGVGAK; encoded by the coding sequence ATGGCACGGGCGGTCGCCGTCATCGGCGGCGGCGTCATCGGGCTGTCTGTCGCGCGGCGCGCCGCGCTCGACGGCTGGACGGTGCGGCTGCACTGCACCACCGAACGCGGTGCGTCCTGGGTGGCCGGCGGCATGCTGGCGCCGCACAGCGAGGGCTGGCCGGGCGAGGAGCGGTTGCTGCGGCTGGGGCTGGAATCGCTGCGGTTGTGGCACGCGGGTTTTCTCGACGGTCTGCCCGAGTCGGTGGTGACCGCGCGGGAGTCGCTGGTGGTCGCGGTCGACCGCGCCGACGTCGCCGACCTGCGCACGGTCGCCGAGTGGCTCGCCGCGCAGGGGCATCCGGTCGAGCTGACCACGGCCGCCCGCGATGTGGAACCTTTGCTGGCGCAAGGCATTCGGCACGGTTTCCGCGCGACGACCGAGCTTGCCGTGGACAACCGCGCGGTGGTCGACGCGCTGGCGGCGCACTGTGAGCGGTTGGCGGTGCGCTGGGCCGGACACGTCGACGACCTCGCCGACGTCGATGCCGACACGGTGGTGATCGCCAACGGCATCGACGCGCCGCGCCTGTGGCCCGATCTGCCGGTGCGGCCGGTGAAGGGCGAGGTGTTGCGCCTGCGGTGGCGCAAGGGGTGTATGCCGATGCCGCAGCGTGTGATCCGCGCCCGCGTGCACGGCAGGCAGGTGTACCTGGTGCCCCGCGCCGACGGGGTCGTGGTGGGCGCCACCCAGTACGAGCACGGCCGCGACACCGCACCGGTGGTCAGTGGTGTCCGGGACCTGCTGGATGACGCCTGCGCGGTGATGCCTGCGCTGGGCGAGTACGAACTGGCCGAGACCGCAGCCGGCCTGCGGCCGATGACACCCGACGGCGTGCCGATCGTCGAACGCGTCGACGAGCGGACGCTGGTGGCAGTCGGGCATGGACGGAACGGATTTCTGTTGGCGCCGTGGACCGCTGAGCGGATCGCGGCAGAACTCGAAGTGGGTGTGGGAGCGAAATGA
- a CDS encoding thiazole synthase has product MADSVLRIGGREFGSRLIMGTGGAPNLAVLEEALIASGTELTTVAMRRIDAETGTGVLDLLNRLGIAALPNTAGCRGAAEAVLTAQLAREALGTDMVKLEVIADERTLLPDAVELVKAAEQLVDDGFTVLPYTNDDPVLARRLEDIGCAAVMPLGSPIGTGLGISNPHNIEMIVAAAGVPVVLDAGIGTASDAALAMELGCDAVLLATAVTRASDPPTMAAAMASAVTAGYLARQAGRIPKRFWAQASSPAL; this is encoded by the coding sequence GTGGCTGACTCGGTATTGCGGATCGGGGGCCGCGAATTCGGGTCCCGGCTGATCATGGGCACCGGCGGCGCCCCGAACCTCGCGGTGCTCGAAGAGGCGCTCATCGCGTCGGGCACCGAGTTGACCACGGTCGCGATGCGACGCATCGACGCCGAAACCGGAACGGGTGTCCTGGATCTGCTCAACCGGTTGGGCATCGCGGCGCTGCCCAACACCGCGGGTTGCCGCGGTGCGGCCGAGGCCGTGCTCACCGCGCAACTCGCCCGTGAGGCGCTGGGCACCGACATGGTGAAACTCGAGGTGATCGCCGACGAGCGCACGCTGCTGCCCGACGCGGTCGAACTGGTCAAGGCCGCAGAACAATTGGTCGACGACGGATTCACCGTCCTGCCCTACACCAACGACGACCCGGTGTTGGCACGTCGGCTCGAGGACATCGGGTGCGCCGCGGTGATGCCGCTCGGTTCGCCGATCGGCACCGGGCTGGGCATCTCCAACCCGCACAACATCGAGATGATCGTGGCGGCCGCAGGAGTGCCTGTGGTGCTCGACGCCGGCATCGGCACCGCGAGCGATGCCGCGCTGGCGATGGAACTCGGTTGTGACGCCGTACTTTTGGCGACCGCCGTCACCCGCGCGTCAGACCCGCCCACCATGGCCGCCGCGATGGCCTCAGCCGTCACTGCGGGCTACCTCGCACGCCAGGCCGGGCGTATCCCGAAGCGGTTCTGGGCCCAGGCGTCGAGCCCGGCTCTTTAG
- a CDS encoding glutamate ABC transporter substrate-binding protein — protein MRHLLLLLVSIVSAVSLVGCSQAAPALNLPSLTLAPPTPAGMEELPPQPVRVPEVENDDCNRTASLRPFSNKAEADAAVANIRERGRLIVGLDIGSNLFSFRDPITGQITGFDVDIAGEVSRDIFGTPSKVEYRILSSADRITALRNNQVDIVVKTMTITCERKKLVNFSTVYLMANQRILAARDSNISQASDLSGRRVCVVDGTTSLQRIQQISPSPIIVSVVTWADCLVALQQRQADAVSTDDSILAGLVAQDPYLHIVGPSLSQEPYGIGVNLENTGLVRVVNGTLERIRRDGTWYTLYRKWLTVLGPAPAPPVARYVD, from the coding sequence ATGAGACACCTTCTGCTCCTGCTCGTGAGCATCGTGTCCGCGGTGAGCCTGGTGGGGTGCAGTCAAGCCGCGCCGGCGCTGAACCTGCCGTCGTTGACGCTCGCCCCGCCGACGCCCGCGGGCATGGAGGAGCTCCCGCCGCAACCGGTGCGGGTGCCGGAGGTCGAGAACGACGACTGCAACCGCACCGCGAGCCTGCGCCCGTTCAGCAACAAGGCCGAGGCCGACGCTGCCGTCGCGAACATCCGCGAACGCGGCAGGCTCATCGTGGGCCTGGACATCGGCAGCAATCTCTTCTCGTTCCGGGATCCGATCACCGGGCAGATCACCGGTTTCGACGTCGACATCGCCGGCGAGGTGTCGCGCGACATCTTCGGCACACCGTCGAAAGTGGAGTACCGCATCCTGTCGTCGGCCGATCGGATCACCGCGCTGCGCAACAACCAGGTGGACATCGTCGTCAAGACCATGACGATCACCTGCGAGCGCAAGAAGCTGGTGAACTTCTCCACGGTGTATCTGATGGCCAATCAGCGGATCCTGGCCGCGCGCGACTCGAACATCTCGCAGGCCTCGGATCTGTCGGGCCGGCGCGTGTGCGTCGTCGACGGCACGACCTCGCTGCAGCGGATCCAGCAGATCAGCCCGTCGCCCATCATCGTGTCGGTGGTGACGTGGGCCGACTGCCTGGTGGCGCTGCAGCAGCGGCAGGCCGACGCGGTGAGCACCGACGACTCGATTCTCGCCGGCCTCGTGGCCCAGGATCCGTACCTGCACATCGTGGGCCCCAGCCTGAGCCAGGAGCCCTACGGCATCGGGGTGAATCTGGAGAACACCGGCCTGGTGCGCGTGGTCAACGGGACGTTGGAGCGGATCCGCCGTGACGGCACGTGGTACACGCTGTATCGGAAGTGGTTGACGGTGCTCGGTCCGGCGCCGGCACCTCCTGTGGCGAGGTACGTCGACTGA
- a CDS encoding SGNH/GDSL hydrolase family protein: MKRYVALGSSMAAGPGIKPSAPGAPRLAGRSARNYPHLVADRLGLELVDVTYSGATTAHLLRDEQNGAPPQIDALDGSETLVTVTIGGNDVGYVPLLMVAGWPRILRRVPVLGPWVRNLLDVDAREEALEQVATSLVQLGEAIRARSPQATVLFVDYLTLLPPAGVPAPPLPDAHAELGRHVADTLEKHTGAAAAETGAGWVRVADASRDHHAWSATPWTTRPGLPWPGRPAPLHPNAAGMRAVADLVAAQLG, encoded by the coding sequence GTGAAACGGTATGTGGCGTTGGGCAGTTCGATGGCGGCGGGGCCGGGGATCAAACCGTCGGCACCTGGTGCGCCACGACTGGCGGGCCGTTCGGCGCGCAATTACCCGCACCTCGTCGCGGACCGTCTTGGTCTGGAGCTGGTCGACGTCACGTATTCGGGGGCAACCACGGCCCACCTGCTGCGCGACGAGCAGAATGGGGCACCGCCGCAGATCGACGCGCTGGACGGGTCCGAAACGCTCGTGACGGTCACCATCGGCGGGAACGACGTGGGTTATGTACCGCTGCTGATGGTCGCCGGCTGGCCTCGGATACTGCGTCGGGTGCCGGTGCTGGGGCCGTGGGTGCGCAACCTGCTCGACGTCGACGCGCGCGAGGAGGCGCTGGAGCAGGTCGCCACGTCGCTGGTGCAGCTCGGTGAAGCGATCCGGGCGCGGTCCCCGCAGGCCACCGTCCTGTTCGTCGACTACCTGACGTTGCTGCCACCCGCCGGCGTGCCCGCACCGCCGCTGCCCGACGCTCACGCCGAACTCGGCCGACATGTCGCCGACACGCTGGAGAAGCACACGGGTGCCGCCGCCGCCGAAACCGGTGCCGGCTGGGTACGCGTCGCCGACGCCAGCCGCGACCATCACGCCTGGTCAGCGACCCCCTGGACGACGCGGCCGGGCCTCCCGTGGCCGGGGCGCCCGGCGCCACTGCACCCCAACGCCGCGGGCATGCGAGCGGTCGCGGACCTGGTCGCCGCTCAGCTCGGCTGA
- the glnX gene encoding protein kinase G-activating protein GlnX produces the protein MTVELAHPSTEPLASRSPTTPAHPRWWFLWTTPGRILTIGLVLSALVIASAFATSTTVNDRQQALTTVLDHTEPLSFAAGRLYTTLSVADAAAATAFIAGAEPRDVRQRYEQAIVDASVAVTRASSGLTDEALIQLLGRINARLAVYTGLIETARTNNRAGNPVGSSYLSEASSMMQTQILPDAQRLYEETSARVDAETTASTQIPLPVILVVLATLLFGAFANRWLARRTRRRVNIGFVAGGMAVLIMLIWVSTALVISTSDSRSAKETAAESLKTITTLAITAQQARADETLALIRRGDENVRKQSYYQRIDVMQQQLSDYLARDIGIDKSDLAGAEQLLTRWRAADDRINAYIAVGNYQAATQVALGTGEDDSTPAFDKLDQALSNAIEHSRNQLRTDIANARRVLSGATVGAALLSVAAAVAVALGIWPRLSEYR, from the coding sequence GTGACTGTGGAGTTGGCACATCCCTCGACCGAGCCCCTCGCGTCTCGGTCGCCGACCACACCTGCCCATCCGCGGTGGTGGTTCCTGTGGACCACACCCGGCCGCATCCTCACCATCGGCCTGGTGCTGTCCGCACTGGTCATCGCGAGCGCGTTCGCGACGTCGACGACGGTCAACGACCGTCAGCAGGCGCTGACGACGGTGCTCGACCACACCGAACCCCTGTCGTTTGCCGCAGGCCGCCTGTACACGACGTTGTCGGTGGCCGACGCCGCCGCGGCGACGGCGTTCATCGCCGGCGCCGAACCACGGGACGTGCGACAGCGCTACGAACAGGCCATCGTCGACGCGTCCGTCGCGGTCACGCGTGCGTCCAGCGGGCTCACCGACGAGGCGCTGATCCAATTGCTGGGTCGCATCAACGCCCGCCTGGCGGTCTACACGGGCCTGATCGAAACCGCCCGCACCAACAACCGCGCGGGCAACCCCGTGGGCTCGTCGTATCTGTCCGAGGCGTCATCGATGATGCAGACGCAGATCCTGCCCGACGCGCAACGGCTCTACGAGGAGACCTCGGCGCGGGTCGACGCCGAGACCACCGCGTCGACGCAGATTCCGCTGCCGGTGATCCTGGTGGTGCTCGCGACGTTGTTGTTCGGCGCGTTCGCCAACCGCTGGCTCGCGCGGCGCACACGGCGCCGGGTCAACATCGGGTTCGTCGCCGGCGGCATGGCCGTTCTGATCATGCTGATCTGGGTGTCGACGGCGCTGGTGATCTCGACATCGGACAGCCGCAGCGCCAAGGAAACCGCCGCCGAGTCGCTGAAGACCATCACGACGCTGGCGATCACCGCGCAGCAGGCGCGGGCCGACGAAACCCTGGCGCTGATCCGCCGTGGTGACGAGAACGTCCGCAAACAGTCCTACTATCAGCGCATCGACGTCATGCAGCAGCAGCTCTCCGACTACCTGGCTCGCGACATCGGCATCGACAAGAGCGACCTCGCCGGTGCCGAGCAACTGCTGACCCGCTGGCGCGCGGCCGACGACCGCATCAACGCCTACATCGCCGTCGGCAATTACCAGGCCGCGACGCAGGTGGCGCTGGGCACCGGCGAGGACGACTCCACCCCGGCGTTCGACAAGCTCGACCAGGCGCTGTCCAATGCGATCGAGCACAGCCGCAACCAGCTGCGCACCGATATCGCCAACGCCCGGCGCGTGCTGTCCGGTGCGACCGTGGGCGCCGCGCTGCTCAGTGTCGCCGCGGCGGTGGCAGTGGCGTTGGGTATCTGGCCCCGACTGAGTGAGTACCGCTGA
- the thiE gene encoding thiamine phosphate synthase, with translation MTDYRHRVDQGVELPVQRLQRASLYLCTDARRERGDLAEFADAALAGGVDLIQLRDKGSAGEKKFGPLEARQELEALQILADAARRHGALLAVNDRADIALAAGADVLHLGQDDLPLNVARGIIGSGPVIGRSTHDTAQMDVAIEEAVDYFCVGPCWPTPTKPGRPAPGLDLVRATAARNPRKPWFAIGGIDMERLPEVLAAGARRIVVVRAITAADDPKAAAEELQAAISAAG, from the coding sequence ATGACCGACTACCGTCACCGTGTGGACCAAGGTGTGGAACTTCCCGTGCAGCGCCTGCAGCGCGCCTCGCTGTATCTGTGCACCGACGCCCGTCGGGAACGCGGTGACCTGGCCGAATTCGCCGATGCGGCACTGGCCGGTGGCGTCGATCTGATCCAGCTGCGCGACAAGGGCTCCGCGGGCGAGAAAAAGTTCGGGCCGCTGGAGGCGCGTCAGGAACTCGAAGCCCTGCAGATCCTGGCCGACGCGGCACGCCGTCACGGCGCGCTGCTGGCGGTCAACGACCGCGCCGACATCGCCCTGGCCGCGGGGGCCGATGTCCTGCATCTCGGTCAGGACGATCTGCCGTTGAACGTCGCGCGCGGCATCATCGGCAGCGGGCCCGTCATCGGACGCTCGACCCACGACACCGCGCAGATGGACGTCGCGATCGAGGAGGCCGTCGACTACTTCTGCGTCGGGCCCTGCTGGCCGACGCCCACCAAACCGGGCCGGCCGGCGCCGGGCCTGGATCTGGTGCGCGCCACGGCGGCGCGCAATCCGCGCAAACCGTGGTTCGCGATCGGCGGCATCGACATGGAGCGGCTGCCCGAGGTGCTCGCCGCGGGGGCTCGGCGCATCGTCGTCGTCCGCGCCATCACCGCAGCCGACGATCCGAAGGCCGCAGCCGAGGAGCTCCAGGCGGCGATCAGCGCTGCCGGTTGA
- the thiS gene encoding sulfur carrier protein ThiS has translation MITITVNGESVEVDDSTTIEGLLETRGFPEKGIAVAVDWSVLPRSEWDQTLADGARIEVVTAVQGG, from the coding sequence ATGATCACCATCACGGTCAACGGGGAGAGCGTCGAGGTGGACGACTCGACCACCATCGAGGGCCTGCTCGAGACGCGCGGGTTTCCTGAGAAGGGCATCGCGGTCGCAGTGGACTGGTCGGTGCTGCCCCGCTCGGAGTGGGATCAGACCCTGGCCGACGGAGCGCGCATCGAGGTCGTCACGGCGGTGCAAGGTGGCTGA
- a CDS encoding ABC transporter ATP-binding protein, whose translation MIELAGLTKLYGTQRAVDDLSFTVEPGVVTGFLGPNGAGKTTTMRLILGLDHPTAGSATIDGKRYRELKNPLRTVGALLDARQAHPNRSARSHLRWIAAANRIAASRVDEVLEMVGLTSAADRNAGALSLGMSQRLGIAAALLGDPPVLLFDEPVNGLDPEGIHWVRTLMRELATEGRTVFVSSHLLAEMANTADRLVVIGKGKLIASTTVDEFVNGSDADTVRVRSPQLEMLRDVLSDAGLDVVIEPDGGALNVHGVAIEVIGDLAARNAITLHELSRRQASLEEAYLKLTDDAVDYRAVQP comes from the coding sequence ATGATCGAACTGGCCGGGCTGACAAAGCTCTACGGAACTCAACGCGCCGTCGACGACCTCAGCTTCACGGTCGAGCCGGGCGTGGTCACCGGATTCCTCGGACCCAACGGCGCGGGCAAGACCACCACCATGCGGCTGATCCTCGGACTGGACCACCCGACGGCAGGCAGCGCGACCATCGACGGCAAGCGCTACCGCGAGCTGAAGAATCCGCTGCGTACCGTCGGTGCCCTGCTCGACGCGCGCCAGGCCCACCCGAACCGCTCGGCCCGCAGCCATCTGCGCTGGATCGCCGCGGCCAACCGCATCGCGGCGTCCCGGGTGGACGAGGTGCTCGAGATGGTCGGGTTGACCTCGGCCGCCGACCGCAACGCCGGGGCGCTGTCGCTGGGGATGAGCCAGCGGCTCGGCATCGCCGCGGCGCTGCTCGGGGACCCTCCGGTGCTGTTGTTCGACGAACCGGTCAACGGGCTGGACCCCGAAGGCATCCACTGGGTGCGCACGCTCATGCGGGAACTGGCCACCGAGGGGCGCACGGTGTTCGTCTCCAGCCACTTGCTCGCCGAAATGGCCAACACCGCCGACCGCCTGGTGGTCATCGGGAAGGGCAAACTGATCGCGTCGACCACAGTCGACGAGTTCGTGAACGGCAGCGACGCCGACACCGTGCGGGTGCGCAGCCCGCAGTTGGAGATGCTGCGCGACGTGCTGTCGGACGCGGGCCTTGATGTCGTGATCGAACCTGACGGTGGTGCGCTCAACGTGCACGGCGTGGCGATCGAGGTGATCGGCGATCTCGCGGCCCGCAACGCGATCACGCTGCACGAGCTCAGCCGCAGACAGGCGTCGCTGGAGGAGGCCTATTTGAAGCTCACCGATGACGCCGTCGACTACCGGGCGGTGCAGCCGTGA